The Magnolia sinica isolate HGM2019 chromosome 10, MsV1, whole genome shotgun sequence genome includes a window with the following:
- the LOC131217439 gene encoding cheilanthifoline synthase-like produces the protein MVGVMFVASERLRRPKSTVKLPPGPPKLPIIGNLYQNLRQLGGGNELIHITLFKMSQKYGGVMTVWLGMKPTIIVSNHEGAWEVLVNKSSDYASRMVPYMSKYVTANWTTLFSSDHGPYWQSLRKGVQAFAMNPSAISTQTVSQENEAVVMTQTIQEQAMTNGGIIRPLVYIRHNTIRVVGRLCFGPDFNNEGFVIGIDPLIDDVISLSSLAHFSDAFPFIRYIPGLRGSF, from the coding sequence ATGGTGGGAGTGATGTTCGTTGCATCGGAAAGACTACGAAGGCCAAAATCAACAGTGAAATTGCCGCCAGGACCGCCTAAATTGCCGATAATTGGGAACTTGTACCAGAACCTGCGCCAGCTCGGTGGTGGTAATGAATTGATCCACATCACCTTATTCAAAATGTCACAGAAGTATGGTGGGGTTATGACAGTGTGGTTAGGCATGAAACCGACTATTATCGTAAGCAATCATGAAGGAGCTTGGGAGGTTCTTGTAAACAAGTCCTCCGACTATGCATCACGAATGGTCCCTTACATGTCTAAATATGTCACTGCTAACTGGACAACGCTTTTCTCCTCCGATCATGGTCCATACTGGCAATCCCTTCGAAAAGGCGTCCAGGCCTTTGCTATGAATCCATCAGCCATCTCTACTCAAACAGTGTCTCAAGAAAATGAAGCGGTTGTCATGACACAAACAATCCAAGAACAAGCTATGACCAATGGCGGAATTATCCGCCCCTTGGTCTACATTCGACACAACACAATACGGGTGGTTGGGCGCCTTTGTTTTGGCCCTGACTTCAACAATGAGGGATTTGTTATTGGCATAGACCCTCTTATCGACGATGTCATCAGCCTATCCAGTCTTGCCCATTTTTCCGATGCTTTTCCCTTCATTCGCTACATCCCGGGCCTGCGGGGTTCATTTTGA
- the LOC131257397 gene encoding cheilanthifoline synthase-like, with protein sequence MPYLQAVVNEVLRMKPIAPLAIPHKTVNDTTLMGLKIDKGTAVMVNIYAVHHDPKVWDHPERFMPERFMNENARNVSMAMEQSFLPFGAGRRICAGMELGKVQVGLTLANLINRFEWVAADGDGPDMTDDFTALLRMKEPLVAGITLRTNLGTTFS encoded by the coding sequence ATGCCATATCTTCAAGCTGTAGTGAATGAAGTGTTACGGATGAAGCCGATTGCACCTCTCGCCATTCCCCACAAGACGGTGAACGATACCACATTGATGGGTTTGAAGATCGACAAGGGTACTGCTGTTATGGTaaatatctatgctgtccatcatGATCCAAAGGTCTGGGATCATCCAGAGAGGTTTATGCCAGAGCGGTTCATGAACGAAAATGCACGTAATGTAAGCATGGCCATGGAACAGTCATTTCTTCCGTTTGGAGCAGGTAGGCGAATCTGTGCAGGAATGGAGCTGGGAAAggttcaggtgggcctcaccctagCCAATCTGATTAACAGGTTTGAATGGGTTGCTGCTGATGGGGATGGGCCTGACATGACCGATGATTTTACTGCTCTTCTCAGGATGAAAGAGCCCCTCGTGGCAGGTATCACGCTTCGTACTAACCTTGGAACCACCTTCTCTTGA